From a region of the uncultured Propionivibrio sp. genome:
- a CDS encoding chemotaxis protein CheA, protein MADSSIDLSQALGAFMEEARELLDQMEAILLRAEDAACDEEDLNALFRCAHTIKGSGGLFGLDEVVRFTHVVENLLDRLRKGSLQFDSALITLLLECQDHISNLIVAVAEHSEMPVERSDALIVELQGVLGQVAGSAVATTPAPAPEAPVEPERGQDGSAVMAADHWHLSLRFGEGVLQDGMDPLAFINYLNQYGKIAHVETVTDRLPDFDGADPEICYLGFEVSLISSASKAEIEGVFEFVQENSQIVILPPQSRIAEFLSQIEALRGDVSRIGEILVACGSVTAKELEQALAEQQRTDAPARIGEILIEQGAVQPTVVEAAVKKQIHAEERRNVESKSVKVPAERLDALIDRVGELVIAGVGTHAQIGRLDKPDLLESADLLLSLVEDIRDMALRLRMVAIGEVFSRFPRVVRDVSKELGKQIELRIHGAEAELDKSMVEKIGDPLMHLVRNSMDHGIEPAEVRRARGKPEFGTVELNAYHESGSINIEVKDDGGGLDRERIFRKAVEQGLISPEAILSDQDVYRLILAPGFSTAEKITNLSGRGVGMDVVRSNIEALRGTLDIESVPGQSTTMRLCLPLTLAIIDGFHVGVGSSHFIIPLDMVVECIELPPDIGDAEYFEQRGEPLPFIRLRDVFHEEGPAHPRPRIIVVRFGSRRAGLVVDRIYGKCQTVIKPLGPLFTEVPAVSGSTIIGNGDVGMILDVPALIRHCSSISRNKPVARKPALTALPEP, encoded by the coding sequence ATGGCCGATTCCAGCATTGACCTGTCGCAAGCGCTCGGCGCGTTCATGGAGGAGGCGCGGGAACTGCTCGACCAGATGGAGGCGATCCTCTTGCGTGCCGAGGATGCGGCCTGCGACGAGGAGGACCTCAACGCGCTGTTTCGCTGCGCCCATACGATCAAGGGCTCGGGCGGCCTGTTCGGGCTCGACGAGGTGGTGCGCTTCACCCACGTCGTCGAGAACCTGCTCGACCGCCTGCGCAAGGGCAGCCTGCAGTTCGACAGCGCCCTGATCACCTTGCTGCTTGAATGCCAGGATCATATATCCAACCTGATCGTGGCGGTGGCCGAGCACAGCGAGATGCCGGTGGAACGCAGCGACGCGCTGATCGTCGAATTGCAGGGCGTGCTCGGCCAGGTGGCCGGCAGCGCGGTGGCGACGACGCCGGCGCCGGCGCCGGAAGCGCCGGTCGAGCCGGAGCGCGGGCAGGATGGCAGCGCGGTGATGGCCGCCGATCACTGGCACCTGTCGCTGCGCTTTGGCGAAGGCGTGCTGCAGGACGGCATGGACCCGCTGGCCTTCATCAATTACCTCAACCAGTACGGCAAGATCGCCCACGTCGAAACGGTCACCGACCGGCTGCCGGATTTCGACGGCGCCGATCCGGAGATCTGCTATCTCGGTTTCGAGGTCTCGCTGATCAGTTCGGCGAGCAAGGCCGAGATCGAGGGTGTGTTCGAATTCGTCCAGGAAAATTCGCAGATCGTCATCCTGCCGCCGCAGAGCCGTATCGCCGAATTTCTGAGCCAGATCGAAGCCTTGCGTGGCGACGTTTCACGTATTGGTGAAATCCTCGTGGCCTGTGGCTCGGTGACGGCCAAGGAACTTGAACAGGCGCTGGCCGAGCAGCAACGCACCGACGCGCCGGCCCGTATCGGCGAGATCCTGATCGAGCAGGGCGCCGTGCAGCCGACGGTGGTCGAGGCAGCGGTCAAGAAGCAGATCCATGCCGAGGAGCGGCGCAACGTCGAGTCGAAGAGCGTCAAGGTGCCGGCCGAACGGCTCGATGCGCTGATCGACCGCGTCGGCGAACTGGTCATCGCCGGCGTCGGCACGCATGCCCAGATCGGCCGCCTCGACAAGCCCGACTTGCTCGAATCGGCCGACCTCCTGCTCTCGCTGGTCGAGGATATCCGCGACATGGCGCTGCGCCTGCGCATGGTTGCGATCGGCGAGGTGTTCTCGCGCTTCCCGCGCGTCGTGCGCGACGTCTCCAAGGAACTCGGCAAGCAGATCGAACTGCGCATCCACGGGGCCGAAGCCGAACTCGACAAATCGATGGTCGAGAAGATCGGCGACCCGCTCATGCACCTCGTGCGCAACTCGATGGATCACGGCATCGAACCGGCCGAGGTCCGGCGCGCGCGGGGCAAGCCCGAGTTCGGCACGGTCGAACTCAACGCCTACCACGAGTCGGGCAGCATCAACATCGAGGTCAAGGACGACGGCGGCGGGCTCGACCGCGAGCGCATCTTCAGGAAAGCCGTGGAACAGGGACTGATTTCGCCGGAGGCGATTCTCTCCGATCAGGATGTCTATCGGCTGATCCTGGCCCCGGGTTTCTCGACGGCCGAGAAGATCACCAATCTCTCGGGGCGCGGCGTCGGCATGGACGTTGTGCGCAGCAACATCGAGGCCTTGCGCGGCACGCTCGACATCGAGTCGGTGCCGGGCCAGAGCACGACGATGCGCTTGTGTCTGCCGCTGACGCTGGCGATCATCGACGGCTTCCACGTCGGTGTCGGCAGCTCGCATTTCATCATCCCGCTCGACATGGTCGTCGAATGCATCGAATTGCCGCCCGATATCGGTGATGCCGAATATTTCGAACAGCGCGGCGAGCCCCTGCCGTTCATTCGCCTGCGCGACGTCTTCCACGAGGAGGGCCCGGCGCATCCGCGCCCGCGCATCATCGTCGTGCGCTTCGGCAGCCGGCGCGCAGGGCTCGTCGTCGATCGCATCTACGGCAAGTGCCAGACGGTCATCAAGCCGCTCGGCCCCTTGTTCACCGAGGTGCCGGCGGTCTCGGGGTCCACGATCATCGGCAACGGCGATGTCGGCATGATTCTCGACGTTCCGGCGCTGATCCGGCATTGCTCGAGCATTTCCCGGAACAAGCCCGTCGCAAGAAAACCCGCTTTGACGGCGCTGCCCGAGCCTTGA
- a CDS encoding STAS domain-containing protein, with protein MGLEFQRDGTRSVATLTGELTIYTVGELKAALAAELLAVDELEIDLTGVTEMDTAGLQLMLIAKRYPGKSVQFVNHPPAVLRLVDLANLGSALGDPLYLAAVES; from the coding sequence ATGGGACTCGAATTCCAACGGGACGGGACTCGGTCGGTGGCAACGCTGACCGGCGAACTGACGATCTACACGGTCGGCGAACTCAAGGCGGCGCTGGCCGCCGAGCTCCTGGCAGTCGATGAACTGGAAATCGATCTGACCGGCGTGACCGAAATGGATACCGCCGGACTGCAGCTGATGCTGATCGCCAAACGCTATCCGGGCAAATCGGTGCAGTTCGTCAATCATCCGCCGGCCGTGCTGCGGCTCGTCGATCTCGCCAATCTCGGCAGCGCGCTCGGCGACCCGCTGTATCTCGCTGCCGTCGAATCCTGA
- a CDS encoding response regulator, whose translation MSKTILIVDDSTSMRQVVSMALKSNSYEVIEAVDGKDALAKLDGRKIHLVISDVNMPNMDGITFVREMKKLPAYKFVPVVMLTTEGAEEKKKAGQEAGAKAWVVKPFQPQQMLAVVSKLLM comes from the coding sequence ATGAGCAAAACCATTCTGATTGTTGATGATTCGACCTCGATGCGTCAGGTCGTCAGCATGGCGCTCAAGAGCAACAGCTACGAGGTGATCGAGGCTGTCGATGGCAAGGATGCACTGGCCAAGCTCGACGGGCGCAAGATCCACCTCGTCATCAGCGACGTCAACATGCCCAACATGGACGGCATCACCTTCGTGCGGGAAATGAAGAAGCTGCCCGCCTACAAGTTCGTGCCGGTGGTCATGCTGACCACCGAAGGGGCCGAGGAGAAAAAGAAGGCAGGGCAGGAGGCCGGTGCCAAGGCCTGGGTCGTCAAGCCCTTCCAGCCGCAGCAGATGCTGGCGGTGGTCTCCAAACTGCTGATGTGA
- a CDS encoding methyl-accepting chemotaxis protein gives MNESESLLKRVRWGSMAVAAAGGGLLVWSQASLTLGLALAAGLVGAMAVVSVLEHRPTPVAASDDSERGAAADARALVPYVTSLHAASEASMARWARHVDIARLQIETAGGELTQGFGAILTELHQMLDRHQNTSEQGAVGVLDGARGELVHMLERLEHAFAAQKPMFDQFNSLSGVNDDLKRMAEGVADIAKQTNLLALNAAIEAARAGEAGRGFAVVADEVRKLSNQSGKLGQEIQIKVDAVSQATLAALGTASHLSAQNTALMNDSGATIHSVLERIGGLVGELASEAESMSAGSLQVREHIEAVMVHLQFQDRVSQILQAVVGGIHLLRQRVEEDEASLSAAGVPAPIDVSAWVTAIERMYTTIEQHDHAHPAARGAVAESDVTFF, from the coding sequence ATGAATGAATCTGAATCCTTGCTGAAACGGGTGCGCTGGGGGTCGATGGCCGTCGCGGCGGCCGGCGGCGGTCTGCTGGTGTGGAGCCAGGCGTCATTGACGTTGGGACTGGCGCTTGCTGCCGGCCTGGTCGGTGCCATGGCGGTGGTCTCGGTACTGGAGCATCGCCCGACGCCGGTGGCGGCGAGCGATGACAGCGAGCGCGGGGCGGCTGCCGATGCGCGTGCGCTGGTCCCGTATGTCACCAGCCTGCATGCGGCGTCGGAAGCGTCGATGGCGCGCTGGGCCAGGCATGTCGATATCGCCCGCCTGCAGATCGAAACGGCCGGCGGCGAATTGACGCAGGGGTTCGGCGCGATCCTGACGGAACTGCATCAGATGCTCGACCGGCATCAGAATACGTCCGAGCAGGGCGCGGTCGGCGTGCTCGACGGCGCGCGCGGCGAGCTTGTGCATATGCTGGAGCGCCTGGAGCACGCGTTCGCGGCGCAAAAGCCGATGTTCGACCAGTTCAACAGCCTGTCGGGTGTTAACGACGATCTCAAGCGCATGGCGGAGGGCGTTGCCGATATCGCCAAGCAGACCAATTTGCTGGCGCTCAATGCCGCCATTGAAGCCGCACGCGCCGGCGAGGCCGGACGGGGATTCGCGGTGGTCGCCGACGAGGTGCGCAAGCTGTCGAACCAGTCCGGCAAGCTCGGGCAGGAAATCCAGATCAAGGTCGATGCCGTCAGCCAGGCGACGCTGGCGGCGCTCGGCACGGCCTCGCACCTGTCGGCGCAGAACACCGCGTTGATGAACGATTCCGGCGCGACGATCCACTCGGTGCTCGAACGCATCGGCGGACTGGTCGGCGAACTCGCCAGTGAGGCAGAGAGCATGAGCGCCGGCAGCCTGCAGGTACGCGAGCATATCGAGGCGGTCATGGTGCATCTGCAGTTCCAGGATCGCGTCAGCCAGATCCTTCAGGCCGTCGTCGGCGGCATCCACCTGCTCCGGCAGCGGGTGGAAGAGGATGAGGCGAGCCTGTCGGCCGCCGGCGTTCCGGCGCCGATCGACGTGTCGGCCTGGGTGACCGCGATCGAGCGCATGTACACGACGATCGAGCAGCACGATCACGCCCATCCGGCAGCGCGCGGGGCAGTTGCCGAGTCCGATGTCACCTTTTTCTGA
- a CDS encoding response regulator transcription factor: MRLLLVEDSRLLRERLRGMIRAVPGCEIVAEADTEADARLRVDQLRPDVIVLDLRLRGGSGLSVLDYVKARQPDVIVIVLTNYGDAEYRARCLDLGADYFFDKSRDIDTFLGVLAELQLRLFDAAGDDAGMVGTAADAAGKRGAT, translated from the coding sequence ATGAGACTTTTACTTGTCGAGGATTCCAGACTGCTCCGGGAGCGGCTGCGCGGCATGATCCGCGCCGTTCCGGGCTGCGAGATCGTGGCCGAGGCAGATACCGAGGCCGATGCTCGCTTGCGTGTCGATCAACTGCGGCCTGATGTCATTGTGCTGGATTTGCGCCTGCGCGGCGGGAGCGGTTTGTCCGTCCTGGACTACGTCAAGGCGCGGCAGCCGGATGTGATCGTCATTGTTCTTACCAATTATGGCGACGCCGAATACCGGGCCCGTTGTCTGGATCTGGGCGCCGACTACTTTTTCGACAAATCGCGCGATATCGATACTTTTCTCGGCGTGCTGGCTGAGCTTCAGCTTCGCCTGTTTGATGCCGCGGGAGACGACGCCGGCATGGTGGGAACAGCAGCCGATGCGGCTGGGAAACGGGGGGCGACATGA
- a CDS encoding response regulator transcription factor, with translation MIRILIADDHTLVREGLKQILAASPDMAVKGEAGDGFETLARVREGGWDILLLDMSMPGRSGVDLIRQIRGEAPQLPILVLSMYKEDEYAIRTIRAGAAGYLCKDSASAQLISAIRKVAAGGHFISPEVAGELAYGLIVKDDRAPHESLSDREFQIFRLLAAGEGVVEIALRLNLSPKTVSTYKTRLLQKMEMASVAELVRYGVRHALFEDMPPG, from the coding sequence ATGATCCGCATCCTGATTGCCGACGACCATACGCTGGTGCGCGAGGGCTTGAAGCAGATCCTTGCCGCCAGTCCCGACATGGCGGTTAAAGGCGAGGCCGGCGACGGTTTCGAGACGCTCGCACGGGTGCGCGAAGGCGGCTGGGACATCCTGCTGCTCGATATGTCGATGCCGGGCCGCAGCGGTGTCGATCTGATCCGGCAGATTCGCGGCGAGGCGCCGCAGCTGCCGATCCTGGTACTCAGCATGTACAAGGAAGACGAATATGCCATCCGCACGATTCGCGCCGGGGCGGCAGGCTATCTGTGCAAGGACAGCGCTTCGGCGCAGCTGATCAGCGCCATTCGCAAGGTCGCCGCCGGCGGCCATTTCATCAGCCCGGAAGTGGCTGGCGAACTGGCGTACGGTCTCATCGTCAAGGACGACAGGGCGCCGCACGAAAGCCTGTCCGACCGCGAGTTCCAGATCTTCCGCCTGCTGGCGGCCGGCGAGGGGGTGGTCGAGATCGCCCTGCGCCTCAACCTCAGTCCGAAGACCGTGAGTACCTACAAGACGCGCCTGCTCCAGAAGATGGAGATGGCGAGCGTTGCCGAACTCGTGCGCTACGGCGTCCGCCACGCCCTCTTCGAGGATATGCCGCCGGGCTGA
- a CDS encoding response regulator yields MESTYVLIVDDNSDNLVLLQAILEQDGFRVRWAQSGQAALDLVEQEMPDLIMLDVYMPIMDGYEVCRRLKADPRTGDIPVIFVSASDSRVDRVAAFDAGGVDYVGKPFFVDEVLGRARAHANLFRIRRHLEQRVVQRTRELEASEAHLRRLSEFLLRVREEDRRRFARELHDELGQSLTALRIDFNALTASLSTRNPMIAERLATIDTMLNTTVDSVRRICEDLRPGMLDDLGLEAALASYARRFSRQFGVICDLSLSREDFGLDEPMSTAIFRIVQESLTNIARHAEASHAMVALEERDGDLFLTIADDGRGLPPEPVEARQSFGIVGIRERVSMLRGTVTIDSEPGRGTHIEVCIPRSGGGAA; encoded by the coding sequence ATGGAATCGACCTACGTTCTCATCGTCGATGACAACAGCGACAACCTGGTCCTGTTGCAGGCCATCCTTGAGCAGGATGGTTTCCGGGTCCGATGGGCGCAGTCCGGTCAGGCGGCACTGGATCTCGTCGAGCAGGAAATGCCCGACCTCATCATGCTCGATGTGTATATGCCGATCATGGACGGTTACGAGGTCTGCCGGCGGCTCAAGGCCGATCCGCGTACGGGCGATATCCCGGTGATCTTCGTCAGCGCCTCCGATAGCCGGGTCGATCGCGTCGCCGCCTTCGATGCCGGTGGCGTCGATTATGTCGGCAAGCCATTTTTCGTCGACGAAGTGCTCGGCCGGGCCCGCGCCCACGCCAATCTTTTCCGTATTCGCCGTCATCTCGAACAGCGGGTCGTCCAGCGGACGCGCGAGCTTGAAGCGAGCGAAGCACATCTGCGCCGCCTGTCGGAGTTCCTGTTGCGGGTGCGCGAAGAAGACCGGCGGCGTTTCGCCCGCGAACTGCACGACGAGCTGGGTCAGAGCCTGACGGCGCTGCGTATCGATTTCAACGCGCTGACGGCCAGCTTGTCCACGCGCAATCCGATGATTGCCGAGCGCCTGGCGACGATCGACACGATGCTCAACACGACGGTGGATTCGGTGCGCCGCATCTGCGAGGACCTGCGTCCGGGCATGCTCGACGATCTTGGCCTCGAAGCCGCATTGGCGAGCTATGCGCGGCGCTTCTCCCGGCAGTTCGGGGTGATCTGCGATCTGTCCTTGTCACGCGAAGATTTTGGCCTCGATGAGCCGATGTCGACGGCGATCTTCCGCATCGTGCAGGAGTCGCTGACCAATATCGCTCGGCATGCCGAGGCGTCCCACGCGATGGTTGCGCTCGAGGAGCGCGACGGCGATCTCTTCCTGACGATTGCCGACGACGGGCGCGGGCTGCCGCCCGAACCCGTCGAGGCACGCCAGTCCTTCGGTATCGTCGGCATTCGTGAGCGTGTCAGCATGCTGCGCGGGACGGTGACGATCGACAGCGAACCCGGACGCGGCACGCACATCGAGGTCTGTATTCCGAGGTCTGGCGGGGGAGCGGCATGA
- a CDS encoding Hpt domain-containing protein codes for MNELKQDVAARTQEGAGTTSTSSALAELRQIRVDEALARFGGDQERYIHWLVEFTDHGPNAARQIRQSITSGTIDAATKLTHALKGRTGMLGMGELHAICQTLELALRSGDPPLLWLEELETAVEEMRAQITTAFGPGR; via the coding sequence ATGAATGAACTGAAACAGGATGTCGCCGCCCGGACGCAGGAAGGTGCGGGCACGACATCGACATCGTCGGCGCTCGCGGAGTTGCGCCAGATTCGCGTCGACGAGGCGCTTGCCCGTTTTGGCGGCGACCAGGAACGCTACATCCACTGGCTGGTCGAATTCACCGACCATGGCCCGAACGCCGCGAGGCAGATCCGGCAGTCGATCACCAGTGGCACCATCGACGCCGCAACCAAGCTTACCCATGCCCTCAAGGGCCGGACGGGCATGCTCGGCATGGGCGAATTGCATGCCATCTGCCAGACGCTCGAACTGGCCCTGCGCAGCGGCGATCCGCCCCTGCTGTGGCTGGAGGAGCTGGAAACCGCCGTCGAGGAAATGCGCGCGCAGATCACAACGGCATTCGGACCGGGTCGCTGA
- a CDS encoding response regulator: MPTSFSVYVVDDDPVVLDVIGTILKDDCRISTFTSVEDCQLKLADEKPDLFLLDVNLPGLDGYTFCRTLKDEFATHRTPVIFVSSKDTIEERLQGYDAGGEDFIVKPFAPEELRRKVKVAQAMTANHKALAGQIEEAEMLSSLIMASMDETGILLQFMSKLIGMESCDEIAVELLELLRRYRLEGVVQTRFDGETNTLSASGKNMPLEVSIIEHVRDQGRIFEFRRRSVHNFERITLMINNLPIEDPDYCGRLRDHLSVAAQGADSRLKAMAAEQSSRRAQVALLGALDSIGSTLRELQMADEVKTKASAALIVELQKTLIDSFYRLGLTDNQEKFLQELVGEFMARMAAQINSATETRETLQRLLSKLGELRGQ; the protein is encoded by the coding sequence ATGCCCACATCCTTTTCCGTATACGTCGTCGATGATGACCCTGTCGTGCTCGATGTCATTGGCACCATCCTGAAGGACGATTGCCGCATCAGCACCTTCACCAGCGTCGAAGACTGCCAGTTGAAGCTGGCCGACGAAAAGCCGGATCTCTTCCTGCTCGACGTCAACCTGCCGGGCCTCGACGGCTACACCTTCTGTCGCACGCTCAAGGACGAGTTCGCGACGCACCGGACACCGGTCATCTTCGTCTCCTCGAAGGACACCATCGAGGAGCGCCTGCAGGGTTATGACGCCGGCGGCGAGGACTTCATCGTCAAGCCGTTCGCGCCCGAGGAACTCCGGCGCAAGGTCAAGGTGGCGCAAGCCATGACCGCCAACCACAAGGCGCTCGCCGGGCAGATCGAGGAAGCCGAGATGCTGTCCTCGCTGATCATGGCCAGCATGGACGAAACGGGCATCCTGCTCCAGTTCATGAGCAAGCTCATCGGCATGGAAAGCTGCGATGAAATCGCCGTCGAACTGCTCGAACTGCTGCGCCGGTACCGCCTCGAAGGCGTTGTCCAGACCCGCTTCGACGGTGAGACGAACACGCTGAGCGCCAGCGGCAAGAATATGCCGCTCGAAGTCTCGATCATCGAACACGTGCGCGACCAGGGGCGGATTTTCGAATTCCGCCGCCGCAGCGTGCACAACTTCGAACGCATCACCCTGATGATCAACAACCTGCCGATCGAGGACCCGGACTATTGCGGGCGTCTGCGTGACCATCTCTCGGTCGCCGCCCAGGGTGCCGATTCGCGCCTCAAGGCCATGGCGGCGGAGCAGAGCAGCCGGCGGGCGCAGGTGGCGCTGCTTGGCGCGCTCGACAGCATCGGCTCGACCCTGCGCGAGCTGCAGATGGCCGACGAAGTCAAGACAAAAGCCAGCGCGGCCCTGATCGTCGAACTGCAGAAGACGCTGATCGACTCCTTCTATCGCCTCGGCCTGACCGACAACCAGGAGAAATTCCTGCAGGAACTTGTCGGCGAGTTCATGGCGCGCATGGCCGCCCAGATCAACAGTGCGACGGAGACGCGGGAAACGCTGCAACGCCTGCTGTCAAAGCTGGGAGAGCTGCGCGGCCAGTGA
- a CDS encoding chemotaxis protein CheD: MDYAKMPAREIERLARNVHPGAWTIDSSQPLATLLGSCVAVCLHDPLLRIGGINHFMLPDLVRSKHGDVDSLLAGNFAMEALLNALLGKGAKKVRLQAKAFGGGTIIDTDGGSLSIGMRNANFAKEWLDREGIPLTSSDFLGPWSRKIIFLPTSGDAFCKRMVTNMATAEVIAREERAYAQTLQQKPATTDKKIELF; this comes from the coding sequence ATGGACTACGCGAAAATGCCGGCCCGCGAAATCGAGCGCCTCGCACGCAACGTGCATCCGGGCGCCTGGACCATCGATTCGTCGCAGCCGTTGGCAACACTGCTCGGCTCCTGCGTCGCCGTCTGCCTGCATGATCCGCTGCTCCGGATCGGCGGCATCAACCATTTCATGCTCCCCGACCTCGTCCGCAGCAAGCACGGCGACGTCGACAGCCTGCTGGCCGGAAACTTCGCCATGGAAGCGCTGCTCAATGCCCTGCTCGGCAAGGGTGCCAAGAAGGTCCGGCTGCAGGCCAAGGCATTCGGCGGCGGCACCATCATCGACACCGACGGCGGATCGCTCAGCATCGGCATGCGCAATGCCAATTTCGCCAAGGAATGGCTGGACCGCGAAGGTATCCCGCTGACATCCTCGGATTTTCTCGGCCCGTGGTCGCGCAAGATCATTTTCCTGCCAACTTCGGGAGACGCTTTCTGCAAGCGGATGGTGACCAACATGGCGACGGCCGAGGTCATTGCCCGCGAAGAGCGGGCTTACGCGCAGACGTTGCAGCAGAAACCTGCGACCACCGACAAGAAGATAGAGCTATTCTGA
- a CDS encoding protein-glutamate O-methyltransferase CheR has product MSDIPITAQEFALFQRLIYKIAGISLSDAKRVLLVGRLSRRLRHYGLDTFSQYYRMLQNGDQPEELQTMVDLLTTNETYFFREPKHFDFLRNQIVARRSSPTTFRVWSAASSSGEEAYSIAMTLADSMPGKNWEIVGSDISTQVLRRAAAGHYSLARTEGIPNDFLRRFCLRGVRANEGTLLIAPELRQRVSFHQINLTLRVDADIGEFDVIFLRNVMIYFDPETKTRVVHNLLPRLKSGGYLFIGHSETLNGITDRVQSVEPTIYQKP; this is encoded by the coding sequence ATGTCAGACATTCCGATCACTGCCCAGGAATTCGCGCTGTTCCAGCGGCTCATCTACAAGATCGCCGGGATCAGCCTGAGCGATGCCAAACGCGTGCTACTCGTCGGTCGCCTGAGTCGCCGGCTCAGGCATTACGGACTCGACACCTTCAGCCAGTACTATCGCATGCTGCAAAACGGCGACCAGCCCGAAGAGCTGCAGACCATGGTGGACCTGCTCACCACCAACGAGACCTATTTCTTCCGCGAACCCAAGCACTTCGACTTCCTGCGCAACCAGATCGTCGCACGGCGCAGCAGCCCGACAACCTTCCGGGTGTGGAGTGCCGCCAGTTCGAGCGGCGAGGAAGCCTACTCGATTGCCATGACGCTGGCCGATTCGATGCCGGGCAAGAACTGGGAAATCGTCGGCTCGGACATCAGCACGCAGGTGCTGCGCCGTGCCGCCGCCGGACATTATTCGCTGGCCCGCACCGAAGGCATCCCGAACGACTTTCTCAGGCGCTTCTGCCTGCGCGGCGTGCGCGCCAACGAAGGCACGCTGCTCATCGCCCCGGAACTTCGCCAGCGCGTCAGCTTCCACCAGATCAACCTGACGCTGCGCGTCGACGCCGACATCGGCGAGTTCGACGTCATATTCCTGCGTAATGTTATGATCTACTTCGATCCGGAAACGAAGACGCGGGTCGTGCATAACCTGCTGCCGCGACTCAAGTCGGGCGGCTACCTGTTCATCGGCCATTCCGAAACACTCAACGGCATCACCGACCGGGTGCAGAGTGTCGAGCCGACCATTTACCAGAAGCCATGA
- a CDS encoding chemotaxis protein CheD, translating to MKMIPNADFETVVLHAGDFYFGGGRTRISTLLGSCVSISLWHPRLRIGGMCHYMMEARPRPSDETLDGRYGSEAFLMFLQHISRSGTQPGDYQAKLFGGGNMFNAERGRNPEIGARNIECGKQFLADYNIPLISSHVGGSGRRKLHFDLWTGDVWLAFPEGEGAHVHSHRGKHNHG from the coding sequence ATGAAGATGATTCCCAACGCCGATTTCGAGACCGTCGTCCTGCATGCCGGCGATTTCTACTTCGGCGGCGGACGCACGCGCATCTCGACCCTGCTCGGCTCCTGCGTCTCGATCAGCCTCTGGCACCCGCGCCTGCGCATCGGCGGCATGTGCCACTACATGATGGAGGCGCGGCCACGCCCGAGCGACGAAACACTCGACGGCCGCTATGGCAGCGAAGCCTTCCTGATGTTCCTGCAGCACATCAGCCGCAGCGGCACGCAGCCCGGCGACTACCAGGCCAAGCTCTTTGGCGGCGGCAACATGTTCAATGCCGAACGTGGCCGCAATCCTGAAATCGGCGCCCGCAACATCGAATGCGGCAAGCAGTTTCTCGCCGACTACAACATCCCGCTGATCTCCTCGCATGTCGGTGGCAGCGGCCGGCGCAAACTGCATTTCGACCTGTGGACCGGCGACGTCTGGCTCGCCTTCCCGGAGGGCGAAGGCGCCCACGTGCACTCTCACCGGGGCAAACACAACCATGGCTGA